The Acidobacteriota bacterium nucleotide sequence CCCCCCCCTCCGCCCCGCCCCCGACGCCGTGGGGGCTTCGATTTCGCCCGTTCCGCTGCCGCCAATCGTCCGGCTTCCTGCCATTCCTCGAGCTCCTCGCGCCCTTGGCCGGTGGCTTCCACCATCAGCCCGAAGAGGCTCAGGGCGTCGGGAAAGGAGGTGTCTCCAGCGTACCGCCGACGCCGGGCCGGCGTCCACCCCGGCTCGCAAAGACGTTGGAATCCGATCAACGCCTCGAGCATGCCCTGAGCCTTGGCCTTGGCCAGAGAAAAGCGCTGGAGGAAGTCCCGGGTGGCCCGCTGGACCACCGTCACCACTTCCTTGCGGCTCAAGGGCCGGCGCAGCTTCGCCTCTTTGCGCCCCCGGGCGAGCAGTACTGTGGGCAGCAGCACCGCCGCCACCAGGGCGCTGTCGGAGATCTCTTCGCCCTCTGCCATGCGCGTGTCGATGACCGGCAGCAACGCTCCCAGGTCGCCCAGGCCCTGGGCCTCGGCGGACACCATGTCGAGAACCTCCGGGAGCAGGACGTCCACCAGCCCCAGGTCGAGCATCCACTGAATCGCCGAACCGGCATGGCCGCAGCGCAGCAGCTGAATCAGCTCCTCGGTGATCCGCGCCGGCGCCGCCTTGCTCAACTCGTCGGCCCACTCCACGACGCCGTCCCGGGTCCGCGGCTCGATGGTGAATCCCAGCCGCGCGGCGAACTCGCAGGCCCGCATCATGCGCACCGGATCCTCCTGGAAGCGGATGCCCGGATCCCCGATGCAGCGGACGATGCGATCCTCCAGGTCCCGGATGCCCCCGACGTAGTCGAGGACCGAGAAGTCGTCGATGTTGTAGAACAGCGCGTTGATGGTGAAGTCGCGGCGGAAAG carries:
- the pcnB gene encoding polynucleotide adenylyltransferase PcnB, with translation MTEQDLADEQSPRVLARSSHPISRDDMPSNVVKVLYRLNKAGFKAYLVGGSVRDLMLGREPKDFDIGTDAKPAEIRRLFRNSRIIGRRFRLAHIYFQDGIIEAATFRRTPEEDEQESAPDELLITSDNTFGTPRQDAFRRDFTINALFYNIDDFSVLDYVGGIRDLEDRIVRCIGDPGIRFQEDPVRMMRACEFAARLGFTIEPRTRDGVVEWADELSKAAPARITEELIQLLRCGHAGSAIQWMLDLGLVDVLLPEVLDMVSAEAQGLGDLGALLPVIDTRMAEGEEISDSALVAAVLLPTVLLARGRKEAKLRRPLSRKEVVTVVQRATRDFLQRFSLAKAKAQGMLEALIGFQRLCEPGWTPARRRRYAGDTSFPDALSLFGLMVEATGQGREELEEWQEAGRLAAAERAKSKPPRRRGRGGGGG